Within Prinia subflava isolate CZ2003 ecotype Zambia chromosome 10, Cam_Psub_1.2, whole genome shotgun sequence, the genomic segment CTTTGTGTGATCAGAATTGTGGAAAACACCTTCCTGCAGCTGTCCTGTTCAGTTTAACTTGATTTAAACACTGTGGCTCTAAACTGATGCAGAATCTGTCGTTCTACAGCTCTCTCGGGGGTGGTGCCAGCTTTAAGATTCTCCttctactgaaatattttatttgtggtGGATTTTTTGAAGTTAGAGCTCAGCTTGCAAATCAAGTTTATTTCTAAGTCTCTTCCAGACCCCACTTCTCCAAACATAACAAAATCTAGTTTTTCTGATTCAGGCAGTGGGAGAGATTTTGGACATACTTTTTAGGCTATTACACTCTTGAGAAGTCAGTTCAAAATGGAAGAACTGAGTCATTTGGTCATAGACCTGAGAAGACAATGGCAACTGTTCATTGCtgctcttgtttctttttcctctcatgGGCATTTGAGGTTTTGTTGGATAATGGCTGAGGAGTAGCTCCCATTGTACCATGATCAGAGCactgtttctttccatttcagagAACAGAACATTTCTAATATAGTCCACTCTCCTAAAAAGTGCTCCCCTAGCATTATTAGCATTTCCTCCTGTGATAGATCTGTTTATAGAAATGGCTgactaaaaaaaatcatttaataaATTTCAGATATGTAAATATCAAACACGTTACTGGACTGAAACTCTGATGCAGTTGTCCCAGCCCGTAGGCACTGTGAGGTCAAATACCCTAACTCTTCTCCTTTTCAGAAAAGCAGTCGTGAGACAGTGGCAGACGAAGGCTTCTTTGATCTGCTGAGTCGGTTCCAGAGTAACAGGATGGATGACCAGAGGTGCTGCTTCCAGGAGAAGAACAGACTCGCAGCTGCTTCAGCGGCAACATCCTCTACTCCACCTGCAACGATGATAAAATGTAATTGTTTCAAAGTGCAATCTGTCTTTGCCTTGATTTCGCCAAATACTCCTTTCAGGACGTATTTGCATGCAAGAGTCTCTAGAGTAGTGGATTCACTCCTGTGCTAACTTTAGCGTGCGCTGTCTGTCCGTGCAGCCCTCTCCACGTCGGCAGTGTCCCCGCACACGGACGagttcctggagctgctggcgAGCTCGCAGAGCCGCCGCCTGGACGACCAGCGCGCCAGCGCCGGCGAGCTGCCCGGCCTGCGCGGCAGCCAGCCCGGCCTGCGCGGCAGCCAGCCCGGCCTGCGCGGCAACCAGCCCGGCCTGCGCCGCCTCGCGGCCAGCGCCAACAGCGACCTGGACGACGACTTCTTCGACAGACTCATCAAATGCCAGGTGAGTGCTGCGCACAGCGTCCTCAGCTCTGGGGACGGCAGTCCTGCCAGGGAGCCTCTGTCTGTCATGTGCTTTATCTGGCAGGTAAGGAAGAATGTAACCCAACTCTCatcttttgttctcttttaatTATCCAGTGTCTAGTAAGGGTAATTTTGTATTTATACCACAGTAACTACTGAAAGTAAGAAATGCttaaaaagggaagagaaacaaGTGGGGCTATTACAAGGGGTATGTAAAATGGTTTGAAGTGTTTAGACCTGGACTTCTAAGGAGGGCACCTGCTGCACCAGCAATCCCAATTTATCAGCGGAAAGAATTCAGTATCCAGGGTTTGGTGGTAATAGTGGTCATCAGCCCCATGAGGTTAAGTTTAAATGATAGTTTATGGCAATACACAAGTGAGGTGACTGATTTTCAATTGGAGCATGTGCATGTACCAGTTAGAccaaaaagaattaaaaagactTCCTGGTTTGTCTGATGGGTTGATAAGCAGCCCAAAATACAAAACTCAGACACCAAGTTCTCCCCAGGTCAGTAAGTATGGTAGCTTGGGTGAGAAAGCAGCACCTAGAATCGAGTCTACAGTGCTGAAGTACCACATTCTGTTGTAGCAGCTtgtctgtttctttttgtgAGTCAAGcaaagaatacagaaatattctattttaggaatgaaaaatatttaaactccTTTAAACAAGCACAAAGGGTTGCTGCCTTTGAGCCTTTTTGTATCAAGGTGCCTGTCCCAGGTCTACCCCCCACTGACAGCTGTGCCATTGCTGCTGTGGCCccactccctgcagcagcagcagcagcagcagcagcgtgtTCCTGTGGAGAACAGccctccccaggagcagagcccagccctgcagggtttgCCACCTGCGCTGTGGCCTTGGCATTAAACTGTACCCAGCTGTGGAGGCAAGGCCTTCCCAAATCTTACACCACTGCAGCCATTTTTTAGTCCCTGTGTAAGGAAAGGAAGACAACCACACTTCCTCATGTACGAGACCAGAAACACCCTGTATTAATGCTAAAAATTCTCCTTCTGAACTAAGGACACTTAAATCTCATTTTGCAATATGTCAAAGAACTGAACTGGGGGGTCATTTTCAGACACATAGGGACAAGGGTGTCAGAGGAACCATTTTACTTACACTTGGACtcttaataatttcatttagcAAGTTTAACTTGAATCAAAACTTATAAATTAAATCTACTAGCTTTAAATCTGATAGTAAGAGCTTTTGGTAGTTTTTTCACTTAATATTGTTAACTTACTCCACATCACCTTGTTAATATGCAGCTTTTATTGCTTGGTCTGTCTGCAGGGTTCCAGACTGGATGATCAAAGATGTgctcccccaggagctgccaaaGGCCCCACTGTACCCGATGAGGATTTTTTCAGCCTGATTTTGCGCTCACAAGCGAAGAGAATGGATGAGCAGAGAGTTCACTTACCCTCAGCTGTAAAGGGCCCCAATTCCAGCTGAAGACCCCAGAGGCGTGCACTGTACAGCAGCATCCTAGGGCTCATTGGGGTttgctggaaaagccctcttGCCTTTTTAAGATGATTACAATTAGTAGCTTTGTCTCCTTCTGATTTTTTACTGCACTAGCAGCAGCATCACACTCATGAGCAGTAGTTACAGAGCTGCCCCGCTCCTGCAGTTGGCAGCTGCTTTCAGAGCAGTGTCTGAGGTACTGGTACTGGGTCTCCCTCTTCATTGCCTCTGTCTATCAAAacttccatgattttttttctctgtcaattCTCTCATTGCTCATAAGTGGATTCTACCACTGTCTCAATCTAGTGTACGACTTaaatttttatgttctttttaaagaaaacttgaTTTTCCCCTGATTTGTACCTCTTGAAAAaagatctgttttcttttatactttttttaaaaaagtaattaaaaaaaaaaaagaagaaatagctTCAGTATTTAGTCTTTTTGCAGAAACACAGTTTGGAAGAATCAAtcatttctattaaaaatcctagttttaattctgtttaataaaaaatagttttttcaAACATGATGGGTTTTTGGGAATATTTAGTTAACTGTTTCCTACATTAATTCAGAACAGTTTTGCAATCTGCAGAAGTTTTCAAGCAGTACTTACTTTCAAGAAACAGCTGTCCACACTGCTCTCTACAGCTTGTGCAGTACGTGCCCCTGCACCAGGAATCACAGGGGTGGTGGGCACTGGGCACCAGCTCCCCTGGGCCtggggcagtgcctgcagccaccAATTCCCAGTGTCACAcacaggagctgcctcctgTACCCGACCTCAgctcctgagctgggctggagagtTCTGGGGAACAACCACTGCAGTGcccatccccagagcagctcctggccctctTCAGCTTTGAACTGGCTAAAACGCGCCTGCTACAACATCAGATTCTCATTCTCTGCCAATCCTTACACCAGGAGGAAATCCATAAGCTGTCCTAAAACCGAGCTGATAAAGAACATAAACCCAAAGACAGACTGAGACATCTGGGCTGGGAATTAGCATCACAGGAATTACTCAAAACTTATCTCACAAACCTGATTTCCAACAAGCAGCAACACTACAGAAGCTTGGGGGGTTTTTGGCCACTTAAAGGTTAACACCTCTGTTTCAGATTCCAGATGCAGTGCATGTACTTACTCTCCCAGATTTTACAACCTTGATGTTCTCTCTTCTACACTTGAGAATGAGAGCAGAAGTAGAAGTACATGACAATTAAAGATTAGACAAAACTTACAGCAGAGCCTGGGTCTTCCTTAGTCTCTTTCCTGGGAGTCATGTAAAAcgctctttttcttctcttcacaTGGTTCCATGGCAGAACTTTTCCCTTCTAGGTTTTTATTAGGGTCACAGTTTTCTCCAGTCTCTCCTTCTGCTTTACCCGTCTCCCGTTTTTGCTGCTCAAGTGCAGCTTCTTCAGTAAGGTTTTCAGCTTGGAGAGTTTCAAGTCTATGAACTTCAGATTCAGTGTGCAACCTGTTCtgcaaaaaattaataatactCTATTAATTAAGCAATCAAAAGTGACAGCATCTATTGTTTCAAATGCATCCCAGCTCAAGGGGCAGGGCTCACCCGAAGCATGACAAGGGTGAGTCTGCAAAACAGAACACATGAATAAGCCCAAGATAGAGTATAAATCCTGTTTGGAATCTTCTGTAGTTTGCAGGGGAGTCAGCACTGGTTTTTTCCTCCATGTTTCTTCTGTGGGTAATCACGACTGCCCAGGCTGACACACATACTGATCTCTCAAAACTGAAGTTATCTTTACCATAAAGGGTTTTAATTCAGTAGTTTCCTGCCACAGTTAGCCACTGCAAGatatttttccagaagaaacaCATCCAAGACACCTCTCTCAACCTGTTCCTTGGGAGAACGTGTACCTCCTTaactcccctctcccccagctctgggtTAGGCGTGTTGTTTAAGTGTGTTCTAGCAGGCACCACTGCACCCTGCTCAGTTTAATGGCAGCACCAGGAGCCACAGCAGGCTCTGTGGGCCTCTGGCCCCTGTGGGACTCTGGTACCTGTGCCTCCGGCTCGGcgctcctgctgccactgcccgctCTCACCGTAGGGAGAGGCCTCGTGGAGGCGTCCCCTCTGTCCTGGTGGCCCCTGGGGACAGACAGATGCTGCTGCACGTGAGACTCCTCTGCTGTCCTCCCATTGTGGTGCCCCAAGGCAGCTCGCTCCTGCTCACCCGCAGGCAGAGGAAGACTTCTCCTCTGAGAAGATGTTAAGTATCTTAATGCAGACACTGATGATCCTGCACCATAGCAAAAAGCctggggggaggaaaaaacccaaactgagcAAAACATGCACAGCCTATGGTTTTCACACATTTCATATCATATAGCTGAAGGAGCCTGAAGGAGAAGCTCAGTGAAGAGAAGGAGCTCCAGCTCAAGCTTTCTGCAGTCTGACCACGCTGCAGGAACTGCCAGGCTGGATGCAGTTCACTGCTGGTGCTACACTGAAGATGTTTAAGGCTCTAACTCAATGCTTTCATGTGAAATGCCAACTACATGCATCATGATGTAATGACTCAAAGAAGAAATGGGAACTGAATTGCAATAAACTGTCAGAGAGTCTAAGATTTTAAGCAGTTTGATGTTATTATATCCCACTTGGGGAGTGGGAGAGGAATACAGTTTGAATACAAAACTTGGCTCTTTTAATTCCTAGACCAATTGTAGTATGAAGCCtttgtcaagaaaaaaattcccttgcagaagtaatttctttctgctaagAAATCTGTTCAGTTGTACAAATGAGAAATAAGTAATATAATAGATAATACTTAAACATAAATGcatttaatatttgaaaaatcaaaccGAGCTTTTCAATGTAAGATGAATGTATACAAACCAGGACAGCCAGAGCCATCATAATGAGCACTGGAACCTGCAGAATTAATGGTATTTCCTTCATAAGTGCCTTGATGAATTCACCAATTCCTTGTCCTACGTGCTTCAAAGGCTCGGTTACAAAGTTGGTGAAAGTTATTGCCAAGGcctagaaaaataaagagaaaaccaCTGTTGTCACACAAACAACAACCATGAACAGCCCCTTTGGGCTTGGCACATACCTTTGTTGGTGGAACCAACAAAATAGGATTGACAAGCAGAGTTTCATAATACTTCTGACAGGGATCATCCTGAAACGTCCATGTACTTCTAAGCCATTCTGCAGTCAAAGCAGAGACATTtttactactttttaaaaaatatatttttgacaCAGCAGCAATACAGAAAGGAGCATTTCAGTTACAGATGGAAGAGAACTCTTCTAGATACAATTCAAAAGTGAGAATTATTTTTACACATCTGAGATTGGCTTGGCAGTATAGTTTATCCAGTCAAGGGGAtgcaggaaggggaaggaaggctaGAAAGAAAGACAAGAACCTGAAGTTTTCCCCTGTATAATCAAGAAAGGTTTTTACGTGAGATCAGTTCCCAGAAGCCTCAGGGAAAAAAGTCCCATCTGTGGAAACAATGAACTTGCACACTGTGTTCACAGTTACTCCTGACACAGCGTCATCCTGTGTTATTGCTCATCTGCCAGTCTGCAGGGAGACTGAAATGCTCTACTCTGCTTGCTAGACTCAAGGGTCTGTTTCAGTTACAAGCAGAAGTCTTACTTCTTAAGGGAATTTTTACATTACAAACAAGTGATTCATGACATCAGTGtttctgcagttctgttttACTGCAGTCAGAACACAAATCCTTGACATGTATCAAAACCAGAAGAGTCCAGAAATTACACAGGGAAGGCCATAACAAGCACTCTTTAAGAGCTGCCACCCTTCATCTACCTGCTACAGCACTGGATAGAAATAACAGCTAATAAAAAATAAGCTTTCTCTGTAAAATAGTAACACCAGAATAAACAACTCCAGATCCAATTACTGAAATCCACTGTACTCACAGGCCTGATACATAAAAAGAATCCTTGTCCTAACTCTGCCTTTAGTAAATGGCACTGAATGGCACTGGGGATGGTGGCTGGGGAGACACAGGTaagttacaagaaaaaaaataacaccatGACAGACCCCAAGTGCAGTGCTGTGATCAGCTCTCCCCCCAAGGCCTAGAAAACAGAGTCTTTATGGGATGGAAAAATGGTAAAACCACATAATCGTGTATTGCAGAAAATTCCCTGTACTACTCATGAAGAAATCTGAGTATCCTGGGATACTCTGAACTGATATTTTGTGATCTTTAATACTCCTGCAAAGTGCCAAGACACGAACTCACCGAAGAGCGTTCCCCGCCAGTCGAGCTTCTCCACGCAGACGCTGTCGACGTGGCCCATCTTGGCGATGTCAGCCTGGTGCTGAGCGAAGGCCAGCTGCAGGGGACACGGACAGGCCTCCTCAGCTGCCCCTGTGCGCCTCAGCAGCCGTGGCACGGCTCCCCGCAGAAATGACACCTTCCCCACTGGCCCCTTCTAATGACAACTCCCCACGTGATACGTCTTTAGAAAAGCTTACTACCTGAACAATTTAATGGAGCTGAGTTCTAAGAACTTCCTAGGAATGGACAAAACCCCTGAGATAATGGCTACCTCCAAGTTATTCTCCAAAAGGAGTCTGAATTGCCAAAGGACCAGACTCCAATAGTCAAAGATACAAGTTCAAGGCAAAAGCAAACTGATGACACCTTTCCTTAAAATGTTTCTGGAACAGAGACACAGCTGTCATGCAATTACTCATTAAAACAtcctcttttattttcaaataattcccATAAGATACCTGTATATATTAGTTTTGCCTCACAGTTTGCAACTGATactcaaaacagaaaaaattcaGTCAAATCATCTGTTGCAAACCCAACATTCTTCACTGCCTCAACCCAAGCCATTGGCACGGCATTCCACCCCGTGCCAGGGCCATCCCACTGTCCAGCACTCTGCTGTCCCTGGCTCTGACAAGCTGTGAGGAAGATTCTGTGCCTGGCTGTTGATCTGGTAGCTTAAATTCCTCAACAAAACGGATCCTATTGTACCACCAGCCACTTAATCATCATTAATGAGGCATTTATCTGGTCTATCACATCAAACACTTTGTACCAGGGAATCTTAAGGAAAAAACTCAGAATGTATTTCTGTGTAACTTTTCTACAAAGCTGCTTTAGCCAGAGGTCAGATCTGCCTTGCCCACATAGTGAAATCAGAATTCCAGTGCTCTCTGAATTTTGTGCATCTCTACAGCAGGATAAAGTTGTCAGGGTTTCTTTGGTTCTTTATGCCTTACACACCCAacatgcaaaagaaaatgtttatccctttttttattttgcagctaATTAAAAGCTACATGTAAactaaccaaacaaaacaaccttaACTCCCTCGTAACTGTAACATCCTAAGCCAAAAAGCCATTAAGATTACACAACTTACCTTATACAAGTAAAGCCAATTCCATGCAAAACTGATGAAAaagtttattaataaaatacGTTTCAGCTGAACAAACCAAAGAATTCGTGTCCAGATCTCTGTAGCTATTACCATCACAATGCACAGTAAGCACAAGAgtagctgaaaaagaaaagagggacCCACATTTGGAACTTTCCAAGCTTACTGACAGTACACATGAAGAAACATCCACCGTTTGTTTTTACTGATGTCTTTTACACAGAATAGCTGAGCAGCTTTTCCTTGCTCCCACAGCCCATCTGAGCAGCACAAGGCAGAACAGTTCAGTGGCAGTACTAACACTCATTCCTGCCCCCAGCTGCTCATTTGTTTCTTGCAATATTTCGTTATTTCTGCAGTAGGATGTTTGTTACATTAGCCACTGCACTTCTGAATTACTGAACTGGTGCCAGCCAGGGCTTGAGCAGTTTGTGCCTGCTATGAACACAGAACAACTGCTGCCAACTCCTGCACTTTGGTAAAGAGACAAAGTTACAGTCTGGGGGTACCAGCAGGCTTCAGAGAAGCACTTCACAAAATGTCTTTCCACCTGAGGATCCCTGTCAGAGGTTACTGACAGCCTGCTTTTGTCATCTGGCTTCCAGGGACCCCTCAAATCTAGACAGGCTACTTGCAAGACCAGCATAAAACATTGGCATATTCTGAATTGTAAAGATTTATTCAGTAAGCTCCAGTTTACTAGAGACTCTCAGCTTAGCACTTCATAAATACCATAGTCAAGCTCTCCTCTCCAACACGACACAATTTTTCTCACAAAATTTGCAAAAGCCTCTGACCTGCAGGAGTTCAAATATATACTTGTCTcagtataaatattttccaactCTTGGAGAAGCCAACAGCTTCAACAAGTACATGAACAAGAGACAAACCTGGAAGATCTATAATGCACGACATGTCAGTTCTAGTGGTAAGAAAGTGCTAGAGCATAATGAGTCTAGCAGCACAGAtataaaagacaagaaaaaaccccaaaacataccagaaaaaagccccaaaccaaaGTTACCATGAGAACAGATGACTACAGGAATAAAAAACTTGAATTCCTTCTTAAGGCAAATACATCCTTCagcaaccacaaaaaaaaagtgactcaCTAAAAGTGtgatggaaagaattgctgtaTCTGTGGAGTTAAGATGGTAATATTAATTGACTAGCacagagaaactgaagaaaacagcaattaaaaCCAATAATTAACCTTTATTCTCTTACCAGAAACAAATTATATAGATCAATTCCAAAGGCGTCCTCAAATCTCCACTGCCAAGCTTGATCATCATGGTGTTTAAAATTGATCAGAATATCACTCAGGGCCTCATCCAGGGCCCCTGGCTGCCAGGCTTCCTCACTGACAAACCTGAGGATCTCCAGATACGTCTGTCTCGTAAGAATGATCTCAGCATCGTAATGGACATGGCCCACATTTTCCTCAGGCTGAattcaaagcaaagcaaaacaatggTTAAAAGCTGCTTATCTGGAAATAGAAATGCATCTATAGGCCAAAGCCTGATCATATTCCTTCTGTACCAGCACCCTTCCGATGCAGACTGCAGGATGAAAACATGGGACAGGGGCACACTGAGTTCTGCATGGACCCACCTCTCAAGCCTGTCAGGGTctctctggatggcatcccttcctTAGGGGTTTAATTCTATCTGGTTTAATTCTAACCTGATCCCTGTTCCTGCTTGCACAATCTCTCTGTACTCCTCTCAGGCTACCTGTCCTCGCTTCCACCCTCCACAGGTTAACATGGCAGATCTACAATACAGGCCTTAAAAACCtacaacaaacaacccaaatcCGGCTCCCTCCAGTTTCCAATCATCAGCATGAGCAGAACAAGGTGTTCCTATGGCTACATTCCTGCAACAGCTGTCTAGATACACTGAATTCACAAACCCTTCCTTCGGATGCTTTACAGATCAAATGACAGCTGTGtctcctcagcagcactggaTGCACAGACTTATATCACCTTTTCCTTTGCCATTTCAGTTCATTTCATTTAAAGTACACCAGCGTAATTAATCAATGCTTGGTAACTGTAAAAACTACATAAGGCAGTAATATGAATtcattttgattattttttagaATTACTGTTCAAATACTTACAAGGCCAAGTTTTCCAGCTTCATTTAAAATCTTATTCAAGTATcgcttaaaaatataaaagctgcGGCTCTCGTGTGATTTGGCATTCCTCTTCTCACACTCTGCAATCTGCAATTGTGCAAAAGACACTTTTATTCACTTTGCTCAAACCAGCTTcttcagaggaaagaaagacCTCCAAATGTACCAACACATTTCTTTAGTTTAGCAATGATTCCATGTTTAGTATGCCAGATAAAAAGCACATGCAGTAACTGAAGATACCACTTTCCATGGGACTGGCCAGCACTGGAGATTTCCCATCTGCTAGTAATATTCAAATCCTGACCTCAGTAAGGCTACAAACAAATGCAAACATCTGAATTTCCTTACATTTTAAtctgcatcagaaaaaaaaagagggaactgCCAAAAATTCTACGTAACTAAAACAACATTTAAATGACACATATCCCATTGGGTATCCAAAGGGCTGAGGGCAGTGATCCATCCCCACATGCTGGGAGGGGGCCTGACAGCAgcccctgagagctgcagctctgcacactgCCCTGTCTCTGTGACACAACCCAGCCCTTAACATCAAACAGGACTGAACAGCTTGAGAACTGCACAGGGTAACATCAGCACCTTTAAACTGCTGGCCCTGGACAGAAGCACCCAGCTCCTGTCGATTTTGTTACACTGTAAAACACTTCAGGAAATGCGTAGGCAGAACAACaacatgaaaattaattcaaacCACTTCCAGTCTCTCCTCTGCCTAGAGGTTCCCCTCCATAAAGCATAAATTACGCCAGCAATGCACCTGTTTGATACTATGCAAAAGAGCATCATCAGAAAGCACAAACCATAAAACATtggaaaatattctgaagaACAAACCTTTGCTTGCAAGGAATCTATTACCCTGGAACAACGTGAGATTTCAGTACTGAGTGTatcctcagccttttcctcagaGCCATGGTAGTTTGGctaaaattacagaagaaaaacatatttttagaaTCCAAGAATTTGACCAACATGCCCTGTTACACTTCTACAGTCACATCACTTTAGAAGGAGTAAAGGAGCTAAAAACTGAgtacagagctctgctgctaaCACTCTCCCAATGATGCTCCAGTTATCCCTCTGCTGTTATTGAGGCTCCAGATGGGCAATTGCTTTGAGTTTATCTAAATGCACGCTGCCTCCAAACAGTGAGGTCTAGCCTGTCCACCCCCACTTGCCCTTTCCCCTCCTTGGAGTGCTGGTGACCCACAGAGTGCATCAGATTAGATAATGGCACTGGCTAAAAACTGACTCAGCGGGCAAAGGGGCAGTTTGAGGCAGGCAATTCCCAGTGCAGCTGGCCATGCCGCCAAGCAGactgcaggaaaacacaaacccaCTGTGGGCTGCCTGcccttctctgctccagagcACTCCATGTTTGCTGATCATTACCCAGAGCCAgtctgggcagtgctgctcacacacagccaGCTGTGCTCACTGAGGGAAGGCTCCAAGAGGAAGCACAACCCCACATGAACCACTGAACTCATGCTGGAACAAAGCTTGGTTTGGAGGGCTTGAGCGgcccccacagcctgcccaCCTAAAaactctctgcagagcagaaaagaaatcctGAGAAGGTGGACTAAcacaaagcagtatttttttgcatttaagaTGTAGttctgtttctgcaggagaCCACAATAAAGCTACTGCTTTTTTTATAACTGCTGAAGCAGTTGGGCTCCAGGTTAAACACTCCTAAGTTTGCTGCTGGATCTTAAGGATGCTAATGACTATCAGGGGGTCTTGGAGAAGATGAGGAGGTTGATGAGGAACCTGTGGAGAGCATTAATGCACTCTGCATCTTCTAAACTTCAGAAAATTATGTTCTGTAGTGTTTAAACAGCATTGCTCAAGACTGTAAAACCAAACTTGAAAGCTGAACAATGGCAAGAATGAAGGGTGCCCTTACAACCACCCCCAGTTTACAGTGCCATGTGTGCATATATGCACAAGATAACCAACATGCATCCCACGGTATTTACAGTCTGCTCTTCATACAAGACAGAGGATACAATTCATCTTGCtagaactaattttttttcctacttcatcTTCTCTCCAATGTTAATGAATCATTAAAAGAACAGCAATCCTGATTCTGATCTTCCTTCTGAAAATTGAGGCCCAGCATTACAAAACACCACTGACTTTCACAATAGTCCCACATAAGAAACAAGAAACTGGTTCCTATTGCTAGGAAACTggttaattaaaataaaatacaataattacCTTTAACTCCCCCAACTTTTATCAGTTAGTAACCGGATTTGCTAGATATTTAACACTATACTTGAGAAACCAGAAGGAGCTGCTTAACCCAGTAGTTCTCAGAGCAGTGGCCTGTGGTGCCACAATCTGCATAGATCAAACACCAGctgtgaaaatacaaaaagccTGCCTGATATGACTTGATCTGAGGGCAACAGAAGCTCACCAGGTAAAGGTCCTGAACTAATTCCACTGGTTTTTCCCTTGCAGTTTTAACCATGGACACCAAGACTTGTCTGTGTATGGATTTAGACACAACATaataagcccttaaaaacaTCACCCTGCTACCATTATCTACTGTCACTACTTAAAAGCAATCTTCCAACAGTGTTTAGCTTTTTGGGAGACACACACATCCTTTCTTTTTCTACCTTGTAAGGTCTTCTCATTGTTCCTGACGCTGCATCATAATTGAGCATATCTGTGGGGTCAATCCATTCATCTTCTTGAACTTTACAGCTCCCTATCAGCACAACTGCACAGAACACCAAAGGAAACAGCATCCTGTATCACTGAATGGAACAAG encodes:
- the CLCC1 gene encoding chloride channel CLIC-like protein 1 isoform X1; protein product: MLFPLVFCAVVLIGSCKVQEDEWIDPTDMLNYDAASGTMRRPYKPNYHGSEEKAEDTLSTEISRCSRVIDSLQAKIAECEKRNAKSHESRSFYIFKRYLNKILNEAGKLGLPEENVGHVHYDAEIILTRQTYLEILRFVSEEAWQPGALDEALSDILINFKHHDDQAWQWRFEDAFGIDLYNLFLLLLCLLCIVMVIATEIWTRILWFVQLKRILLINFFISFAWNWLYLYKLAFAQHQADIAKMGHVDSVCVEKLDWRGTLFEWLRSTWTFQDDPCQKYYETLLVNPILLVPPTKALAITFTNFVTEPLKHVGQGIGEFIKALMKEIPLILQVPVLIMMALAVLAFCYGAGSSVSALRYLTSSQRRSLPLPAGEQERAALGHHNGRTAEESHVQQHLSVPRGHQDRGDASTRPLPTVRAGSGSRSAEPEAQNRLHTESEVHRLETLQAENLTEEAALEQQKRETGKAEGETGENCDPNKNLEGKSSAMEPCEEKKKSVLHDSQERD
- the CLCC1 gene encoding chloride channel CLIC-like protein 1 isoform X2, which translates into the protein MLFPLVFCAVVLIGSCKVQEDEWIDPTDMLNYDAASGTMRRPYKPNYHGSEEKAEDTLSTEISRCSRVIDSLQAKIAECEKRNAKSHESRSFYIFKRYLNKILNEAGKLGLPEENVGHVHYDAEIILTRQTYLEILRFVSEEAWQPGALDEALSDILINFKHHDDQAWQWRFEDAFGIDLYNLFLLLLCLLCIVMVIATEIWTRILWFVQLKRILLINFFISFAWNWLYLYKLAFAQHQADIAKMGHVDSVCVEKLDWRGTLFEWLRSTWTFQDDPCQKYYETLLVNPILLVPPTKALAITFTNFVTEPLKHVGQGIGEFIKALMKEIPLILQVPVLIMMALAVLAFCYGAGSSVSALRYLTSSQRRSLPLPAGEQERAALGHHNGRTAEESHVQQHLSVPRGHQDRGDASTRPLPTNRLHTESEVHRLETLQAENLTEEAALEQQKRETGKAEGETGENCDPNKNLEGKSSAMEPCEEKKKSVLHDSQERD